In one Oryza glaberrima chromosome 2, OglaRS2, whole genome shotgun sequence genomic region, the following are encoded:
- the LOC127761236 gene encoding cytochrome P450 734A2, producing MEEDGGGGAGWGWATWRVAALAAAAAVWVAMHVAARMADALWWRPRRLEAHFAAQGVRGPPYRFLLGSVREMVALMAEASSKPMSPPTSHNALPRVLAFYHYWRKIYGHRFLIWFGPTPRLTVAEPELIREIFLTRADAFDRYEAHPVVRQLEGDGLVSLHGDKWALHRRVLTDAFYPDNLNRLIPQVGKSVAALAAKWGAMAEAGGSGEVEVDVAEWFQAVTEEAITRATFGRSYDDGRVVFAMQGQLMAFASEAFRKVLVPGYRFLPTKKNRLSWRLDREIRRSLMRLIGRRSDEAEQGEKADDGSFRDLLGLMINAGAGAATRGNAGGEKNSPAAAIPVEDMLEECKTFFFAGKQTTTNLLTWATVLLAMHPDWQERARREVFDVCGAGELPSKEHLPKLKTLGMIMNETLRLYPPAVATIRRAKVDVQLSDGCMIPRDMELLVPIMAIHHDTRYWGPDASQFNPARFANGASKAAKHPLAFIPFGLGSRMCVGQNLARLEAKLTMAILLQRFEIRTSPNYVHAPTVLMLLYPQYGAPLIFRPLSSHPPDSTGP from the exons atggaggaggatggcggcggtggcgcggggtgggggtgggcgacgtggagggtggcggcgttggcggcggcggcggcggtgtgggtgGCGATGCACgtggcggcgaggatggcggacGCGCtgtggtggcggccgcggcggctggaggcgcaCTTCGCGGCGCAGGGGGTGCGGGGGCCGCCGTACCGGTTCTTGCTCGGCTCCGTGAGGGAGATGGTGGCGCTCATGGCGGAGGCGTCGTCCAAGCCCATGTCGCCGCCCACCTCCCACAACGCGCTCCCCCGCGTCCTCGCCTTCTACCACTACTGGCGCAAGATCTACG GGCATAGGTTCTTGATTTGGTTCGGGCCGACGCCGAGGTTGACGGTGGCGGAGCCGGAGCTGATCCGGGAGATCTTCCTGACGCGCGCCGACGCGTTCGACCGCTACGAGGCTCACCCCGTCGTGCGCCAGCTCGAGGGCGACGGGCTCGTCAGCCTCCACGGCGACAAGTGGGcgctccaccgccgcgtccTCACCGACGCCTTCTACCCGGACAACCTCAAC cggtTGATACCGCAAGTCGGCAagtcggtggcggcgctggcggcgaagTGGGGCGCGATGGCGGAGGCCGGGGggagcggcgaggtggaggtggacGTGGCGGAGTGGTTCCAGGCGGTGACGGAGGAGGCCATCACGCGCGCCACGTTCGGCCGCAGCTACGACGACGGCCGCGTCGTGTTCGCCATGCAGGGACAGCTCATGGCGTTCGCCTCCGAGGCCTTCCGCAAGGTGCTCGTCCCGGGCTACCG GTTCTTGCCGACCAAGAAGAACCGGCTGTCATGGCGGCTGGACAGGGAGATACGGCGGAGCCTGATGCGGCTCATTGGCCGGCGGAGCGACGAGGCCGAGCAGGGCGAGAAGGCCGACGACGGCAGCTTCCGCGACCTGCTCGGCCTGATGATcaatgccggcgccggcgccgccacccgcggcaacgccggcggcgagaagaactccccggcggcggcgatccccGTGGAGGACATGCTGGAGGAATGCAAGACCTTCTTCTTCGCCGGGAAGCAGACGACGACCAACCTCCTGACGTGGGCCACCGTGCTCCTCGCCATGCACCCGGATTGGCAGGAGCGAGCTCGCCGCGAGGTGTTCGACGtctgcggcgccggcgagctcccctcCAAGGAGCACCTCCCCAAGCTCAAAACG CTTGGCATGATCATGAACGAGACGCTCCGGCTGTACCCGCCGGCGGTCGCCACCATCCGCCGAGCCAAGGTCGACGTCCAGCTCTCGGACGGGTGCATGATCCCGCGGGACATGGAGCTGCTCGTCCCGATCATGGCCATCCACCACGACACGAGATACTGGGGTCCGGACGCGTCTCAGTTCAACCCGGCAAGGTTCGCCAACGGCGCGTCCAAGGCGGCGAAGCACCCGCTGGCGTTCATACCGTTCGGGCTAGGCTCTCGGATGTGCGTAGGCCAGAACCTGGCGCGCCTCGAGGCCAAGCTCACGATGGCCATCCTCCTCCAGCGGTTCGAGATCAGGACATCCCCGAACTACGTACATGCCCCGACAGTGCTGATGCTCCTATACCCGCAATACGGAGCGCCATTGATCTTCCGCCCGCTCTCATCACATCCACCCGATTCGACGGGCCCCTAG